The Salvelinus alpinus chromosome 21, SLU_Salpinus.1, whole genome shotgun sequence genome has a segment encoding these proteins:
- the LOC139547522 gene encoding olfactory receptor 4K5-like, whose product MENSTQVKLFYLFGLQETFINKLVYFTLSLITYLLIITVNLTLIIRIIQEKGLHEPMYIFLCSLCVNGLYGTAGFYPKLLLDLQSDVQVISYGGCFTQAYVIYTSVMCELSTLTVMSYDRYVAICRPLLYHTIVTSLTVRKLLLFSWGYPLFIALIALSLAVRIPLCGSRIDKIFCDIPSILKHACLPITINQIMEEEV is encoded by the coding sequence ATGGAGAACTCAACCCAAGTCAAGCTCTTTTATCTCTTTGGCTTACAAGAGACATTTATCAACAAATTGGTCTATTTTACCTTGTCTCTTATCACATACCTTCTCATCATCACTGTGAATCTGACTCTGATCATAAGAATCATTCAGGAGAAAGGCCTCCATGAGCCCATGTATATCTTTCTGTGTAGTCTATGTGTCAATGGATTGTATGGAACTGCTGGTTTCTACCCCAAGTTGTTACTGGACCTTCAGTCAGATGTTCAGGTGATATCTTATGGTGGATGTTTCACTCAAGCCTATGTAATATACACATCTGTCATGTGTGAACTTTCTACTCTAACAGTGATGTCTTACGACAGGTATGTGGCAATATGCAGACCACTACTATACCATACCATTGTGACATCTTTAACTGTTAGAAAGTTACTCTTATTTTCTTGGGGTTATCCTTTATTTATAGCACTCATAGCACTTAGTTTAGCCGTCAGAATTCCTTTGTGTGGATCTCGCATTGATAAGATCTTCTGTGACATTCCATCTATACTGAAACATGCATGTTTACCCattacaatcaatcaaat